In the Phaseolus vulgaris cultivar G19833 chromosome 7, P. vulgaris v2.0, whole genome shotgun sequence genome, one interval contains:
- the LOC137827924 gene encoding copper transport protein ATX1, translating into MSQTVVLKVEMSCEGCVGAVKRVLGKLDGVESYDIDLKEKKVVVKGNVQPDTVLQTVSKTGKKTTFWEGEAAASATSTVTAA; encoded by the exons ATGTCTCAG ACCGTTGTCCTCAAAGTTGAAATGTCATGCGAAGGATGTGTTGGTGCAGTGAAGAGAGTTCTTGGAAAATTGGATG GTGTGGAATCATATGACATTGATTTGAAGGAAAAGAAGGTGGTAGTGAAGGGAAATGTCCAGCCAGACACAGTTCTGCAGACCGTTTCCAAAACCGGGAAGAAGACAACCTTCTGGGAAGGTGAAGCAGCAGCATCTGCAACTAGCACAGTAACTGCTGCCTAA